A stretch of Vannielia litorea DNA encodes these proteins:
- a CDS encoding glycosyltransferase family 2 protein, whose protein sequence is MNAPRRGTTPDALSSQIRKALTAEAPALTVILPFYDETAFLAAALRSIRAQRIDGVEVIVVCDNPERFTKAQVAALAATGWPDGPVQVLRHKVNRGLSAARNTGLAAARGDLIAFLDSDDYYVTDGLAAQLDLARRSGADITHAPCYLSEPGSPRLSLLHRDEALHMLPRVTDGMRDAEEAQFIVSSWSSLYARRFLEGEGLRFDEDQPRFEDRLFVLEATTRARKIAYLGQPARVWRRRAGSISVTAVTPETLRLQVQLLEKCLAVIRAEVAARRLPPRFEKRELFNCVSRLIWDMELIPRLGSAPDTETAALGPRVQALLGADSFANAFFEDPMVQKTSRIGMKTRRGRITRLDFFELHRMMREGDWPGAAALLAARAPVPAAPAMPCPPLPGRLVLHLGLHKTGTTFLQHALLSRRDALARARVLLPDTGLAQPDAARPRPGGFPGHQGLLAAHRAGDDTTWKALYREIIAAGCTTTVISCENMLLPTDPARDEVIPALMARLSGFSSVDLVGFGRRADAYAEALYKEWVTDGGRGGARTIEEFLVDHAAALTDWPALFAPWEAAAGVPVRLADFDAWKAEGGLWKGFCTLAGLPDGLPPPSGLPRYPSPDRESTELIRLVNLLTPDRDTRREIIRGYFALNPMPKDRAPLLPPEARAELLRRFSATSADWAAARGYAPDPAPLLTALDAERWQPLPPFEPARLADLLHAGAASPALMTQGSASAPHSPPRAPTPAPRDPKLVIRLRPWARRLLSRWL, encoded by the coding sequence ATGAACGCCCCGCGTCGCGGCACCACCCCCGACGCCCTCTCGTCGCAGATCCGCAAGGCTCTCACCGCCGAGGCGCCCGCCCTCACGGTCATCCTGCCGTTCTACGACGAAACCGCCTTTCTCGCCGCCGCCCTGCGCTCGATCCGGGCGCAACGGATCGACGGCGTCGAGGTGATCGTGGTCTGCGACAACCCGGAGCGTTTCACAAAGGCGCAGGTCGCCGCGCTTGCCGCCACCGGCTGGCCCGACGGCCCGGTGCAGGTGCTCCGCCACAAGGTCAACCGCGGCCTTTCGGCGGCCCGCAACACCGGCCTCGCGGCGGCCCGGGGCGACCTCATCGCCTTCCTCGATTCCGACGACTACTACGTGACCGACGGCCTCGCCGCCCAGCTCGATCTGGCCCGGCGCAGCGGCGCCGACATCACCCACGCCCCCTGCTACCTCTCCGAACCCGGCAGCCCCCGGCTCTCGCTGCTGCACCGCGACGAGGCCCTGCACATGCTGCCCCGCGTGACAGACGGGATGCGCGACGCCGAGGAGGCGCAGTTCATCGTCTCCTCCTGGTCCTCGCTCTACGCCCGCCGCTTTCTCGAAGGCGAAGGCCTGCGCTTCGACGAGGACCAGCCTCGCTTCGAAGACCGGCTCTTCGTGCTCGAGGCCACCACCCGCGCCCGCAAGATCGCCTATCTCGGCCAGCCCGCCCGGGTCTGGCGCCGCCGCGCGGGCTCGATCTCGGTCACCGCCGTCACCCCCGAAACCCTCCGCCTCCAGGTTCAGCTGCTGGAGAAATGCCTCGCCGTGATCCGCGCCGAGGTCGCCGCCCGGCGCCTGCCGCCCCGCTTCGAGAAGCGCGAGCTCTTCAACTGCGTCTCCCGCCTGATCTGGGACATGGAGCTGATCCCCCGCCTCGGCAGCGCGCCCGATACCGAAACCGCCGCCCTCGGGCCGCGGGTGCAGGCGCTCCTGGGCGCAGACAGCTTCGCCAACGCCTTCTTCGAAGATCCGATGGTGCAGAAAACCTCCCGCATCGGCATGAAAACCCGGCGTGGCCGGATCACCCGGCTCGACTTCTTCGAGCTGCACCGGATGATGCGCGAAGGCGACTGGCCCGGCGCCGCCGCCCTGCTCGCCGCCCGCGCGCCCGTGCCCGCCGCGCCCGCCATGCCCTGCCCGCCCCTGCCGGGCCGGCTGGTGCTGCACCTCGGCCTGCACAAGACCGGCACGACCTTCCTGCAGCACGCGCTGCTGAGCCGCCGCGACGCGCTGGCCCGGGCCCGCGTGCTCCTGCCCGACACCGGCCTCGCCCAGCCCGACGCCGCCCGCCCCCGCCCCGGCGGCTTTCCGGGGCACCAGGGCCTGCTCGCCGCCCACCGCGCGGGCGACGACACCACCTGGAAGGCGCTCTACCGCGAGATCATCGCCGCCGGCTGCACCACCACCGTGATCTCCTGCGAGAACATGCTGCTGCCCACCGACCCGGCCCGCGACGAGGTGATCCCCGCGCTGATGGCCCGGCTCTCGGGCTTCAGCTCCGTCGACCTCGTCGGCTTCGGCCGCCGCGCCGATGCCTATGCCGAGGCGCTCTACAAGGAATGGGTCACCGATGGCGGCCGCGGCGGCGCGCGCACGATCGAGGAGTTTCTCGTCGATCACGCCGCCGCGCTGACCGACTGGCCCGCGCTCTTCGCCCCCTGGGAGGCCGCCGCGGGCGTGCCGGTCCGGCTCGCCGACTTCGATGCCTGGAAGGCCGAGGGCGGGCTCTGGAAGGGCTTCTGCACCCTCGCCGGCCTGCCCGACGGCCTGCCGCCCCCCTCCGGCCTGCCGCGCTACCCCTCCCCCGACCGCGAAAGCACCGAGCTGATCCGGCTGGTCAACCTGCTCACCCCCGACCGCGACACCCGCCGCGAGATCATCCGCGGCTACTTCGCGCTGAACCCGATGCCGAAGGACAGGGCACCGCTCCTGCCGCCCGAGGCGCGCGCCGAGCTGCTGCGCCGTTTCTCCGCAACCAGCGCCGACTGGGCCGCCGCCCGCGGCTATGCGCCCGACCCCGCCCCCCTGCTCACCGCGCTGGACGCCGAGCGCTGGCAGCCCCTGCCCCCGTTCGAGCCCGCCCGCCTGGCCGACCTGCTCCACGCCGGCGCCGCCAGCCCCGCGCTGATGACCCAGGGCAGCGCCTCGGCCCCGCACAGCCCGCCTCGGGCACCCACGCCCGCCCCGCGCGACCCGAAACTGGTCATCCGCCTGCGCCCCTGGGCCCGCCGCCTGCTCTCCCGCTGGCTCTGA
- a CDS encoding DUF1203 domain-containing protein produces the protein MTFRITGLDPAPFRPLYGLSEAQLARHGAIRMRVTSHPGFPDRITMEDVPEGETVLLMNHCCMAKASPYRTTHAIFIREGAERAFDATGEVPQVMHSRQLSLRGFDAQGMILEAALATGDAIAPAIAQLFETPEITEIHAHNAARGCFSGRITRA, from the coding sequence ATGACCTTCCGCATCACCGGGCTCGACCCGGCCCCCTTCCGCCCGCTCTACGGCCTCTCCGAGGCGCAGCTGGCCCGCCATGGCGCGATCCGCATGAGGGTCACGAGCCACCCCGGCTTTCCCGACCGGATCACCATGGAGGATGTGCCCGAGGGCGAGACCGTGCTGCTGATGAACCACTGCTGCATGGCCAAGGCCTCGCCCTACCGCACCACCCACGCCATCTTCATCCGCGAGGGCGCCGAGAGGGCCTTTGACGCCACCGGCGAGGTGCCGCAGGTCATGCACAGCCGCCAGCTCTCGCTGCGCGGCTTCGATGCGCAGGGCATGATCCTCGAGGCCGCGCTGGCCACCGGCGACGCCATCGCCCCCGCCATCGCGCAGCTCTTCGAGACCCCCGAGATCACCGAGATCCACGCCCACAACGCCGCGCGCGGCTGCTTCTCGGGCCGGATCACCCGCGCCTGA
- a CDS encoding Glu/Leu/Phe/Val family dehydrogenase, translating to MAPKNEPTFRQSVDMMFNRAVALMDLPPGLEEKIRVCNATYTVRFGVRLRGQIHTFTGYRSVHSEHMEPVKGGIRYALSVNQDEVEALAALMTYKCALVEAPFGGSKGGLCINPRDYDEDELERITRRFAYELIKRDLINPAQNVPAPDMGTGEREMAWIADQYKRMHTTDINGAACVTGKPTNAGGIQGRTEATGRGVQYALREFFRHPEDVKEAKLEGKLDGKRVIVQGLGNVGYHAALFLQKEDGCKITGIIEHDGALFNENGLDVEAVRAWIVKHGGVTGYPDARNTTDGAQVLEEACDILIPAAMEGVINMENAARIQAPLIIEAANGPITAGADEILREKGVVMIPDMYANAGGVTVSYFEWVKNLSHIRFGRMQRRQEEARHELIVAELERLDRYLGDAWSMRPDFKEKYLRGADELELVRSGLDDTMRAAYQSMRELWHGRDDVHDLRTAAYICAIQKVAASYRAKGL from the coding sequence ATGGCACCCAAGAACGAACCCACTTTCCGCCAATCCGTCGACATGATGTTCAACCGCGCGGTGGCGCTGATGGATCTGCCGCCCGGGCTGGAGGAGAAGATCCGGGTGTGCAACGCCACCTATACGGTGCGGTTCGGGGTGCGGCTGCGCGGGCAGATCCACACCTTCACCGGGTATCGTTCGGTGCATTCTGAGCACATGGAGCCGGTGAAGGGGGGCATCCGCTACGCGCTCAGCGTCAACCAGGACGAGGTGGAGGCGCTGGCGGCGCTGATGACCTACAAATGCGCCCTGGTCGAGGCGCCCTTCGGCGGCTCCAAGGGGGGGCTCTGCATCAACCCGCGCGACTATGACGAGGACGAGCTGGAGCGGATCACCCGGCGGTTCGCCTATGAGCTCATCAAGCGCGACCTGATCAACCCGGCGCAGAACGTGCCTGCCCCCGACATGGGCACCGGCGAGCGCGAGATGGCCTGGATCGCAGATCAGTACAAGCGGATGCACACCACCGACATCAACGGCGCAGCCTGCGTGACCGGCAAGCCCACCAATGCGGGCGGCATCCAGGGCCGGACCGAGGCCACCGGGCGGGGCGTGCAATATGCCCTGCGCGAGTTCTTCCGCCATCCCGAGGACGTGAAGGAGGCCAAGCTGGAGGGCAAGCTCGACGGCAAGCGGGTGATCGTGCAGGGCCTAGGCAACGTGGGCTATCACGCGGCGCTGTTCCTGCAAAAGGAGGATGGCTGCAAGATCACCGGGATCATCGAGCACGACGGGGCGCTGTTCAACGAGAACGGGCTCGACGTGGAGGCGGTGCGGGCCTGGATCGTCAAGCATGGCGGGGTCACCGGCTATCCGGACGCCCGCAACACCACCGATGGCGCGCAGGTTCTGGAGGAGGCATGCGACATCCTCATCCCGGCGGCGATGGAGGGGGTGATCAACATGGAGAACGCCGCGCGGATCCAGGCGCCGCTCATCATCGAGGCCGCCAACGGCCCGATCACGGCGGGGGCCGACGAGATCCTGCGCGAGAAGGGCGTGGTGATGATCCCCGATATGTATGCCAACGCGGGCGGCGTGACGGTGTCCTACTTCGAGTGGGTGAAGAACCTCAGCCACATCCGGTTCGGCCGGATGCAGCGGCGGCAGGAGGAGGCGCGGCACGAGCTGATCGTGGCCGAGCTGGAGCGGCTGGACCGCTACCTGGGCGATGCCTGGTCGATGCGGCCGGACTTCAAGGAGAAGTACCTGCGGGGCGCCGACGAGCTGGAGCTGGTGCGCTCGGGGCTGGATGACACCATGCGCGCGGCCTACCAGTCCATGCGCGAGCTGTGGCACGGCCGGGACGATGTGCACGACCTGCGGACGGCGGCCTATATCTGCGCGATCCAGAAGGTTGCCGCGAGCTACCGGGCCAAGGGGCTCTGA
- a CDS encoding TadE/TadG family type IV pilus assembly protein codes for MTETQNTTRTLKSRFAAFAREEDGGLLIFSLFLFVCMLLAVGIGIDVMRIEMARTRLQNTADAAVLAAASMEQQMDPTSVVNDYFERAGLSANLTAVTVNGGANYKTVTAETNTRLPMYFLGMVGIDKMEARSAGTATAGYTDVEVSMVLDITGSMGQNNKLANLKTAANDFVDTVLDPSQPGSISLSLVPYSAQVNIGADMIGQLNVPLKHGYSHCVDFEEADFTSAALSLTKQYEHMQHFQYYSSATTPIDNPGCVQHSYERVTPFSQNPAALKAQINQFQARANTAIHLGMKWGVALLDPSMQPVVANLAAAGKADPSFSGRPFAYERSNTAKVVVLMTDGENVNTTRLKSQYYDSTQEIERWHQTSVIAYANSKGTNWGNYVTTKYTSTKADSMLANICDAAKAKGIIVYTIGFEVSTHSGNVMRNCASTPSHYFDVQGTEISSAFAAIARNISALRLTN; via the coding sequence ATGACCGAGACCCAGAACACCACCCGCACACTCAAGTCCCGCTTCGCCGCGTTTGCCCGCGAAGAAGACGGCGGCCTGCTCATCTTCTCCCTCTTCCTCTTCGTCTGCATGCTGCTCGCCGTGGGCATCGGCATCGACGTCATGCGCATCGAGATGGCCCGCACCCGGCTCCAGAACACCGCCGACGCCGCCGTGCTCGCCGCCGCCTCGATGGAGCAGCAGATGGACCCCACCTCCGTGGTCAACGACTACTTCGAGCGGGCCGGCCTCTCCGCCAACCTGACGGCGGTCACCGTCAACGGCGGCGCCAACTACAAGACCGTCACCGCCGAAACCAACACCCGCCTGCCGATGTACTTCCTCGGCATGGTCGGCATCGACAAGATGGAGGCCAGGTCGGCCGGCACCGCCACCGCGGGCTACACCGATGTCGAAGTGTCGATGGTGCTCGATATCACCGGCTCGATGGGCCAGAACAACAAGCTCGCCAACCTCAAGACCGCCGCCAACGATTTCGTCGACACCGTGCTCGACCCGTCCCAGCCCGGCTCCATCTCGCTCAGCCTGGTGCCCTACTCGGCCCAGGTGAACATCGGCGCCGACATGATCGGCCAGCTGAACGTGCCGCTGAAGCACGGCTACTCGCACTGCGTCGACTTCGAGGAAGCCGACTTCACCAGCGCCGCGCTCTCGCTGACCAAGCAGTACGAGCACATGCAGCACTTCCAGTATTACAGCTCGGCCACCACGCCCATCGACAACCCGGGCTGCGTGCAGCACAGCTACGAGCGGGTCACGCCCTTCAGCCAGAACCCCGCCGCCCTCAAGGCCCAGATCAACCAGTTCCAGGCCCGCGCCAATACCGCCATCCACCTCGGCATGAAGTGGGGCGTGGCGCTGCTCGATCCCTCGATGCAGCCGGTCGTCGCCAACCTCGCCGCCGCCGGCAAGGCCGACCCCTCCTTCTCCGGCCGCCCCTTCGCCTACGAGCGGTCCAACACCGCCAAGGTCGTGGTGCTCATGACCGACGGCGAAAACGTCAACACCACCCGGCTGAAGTCCCAGTATTACGACAGCACTCAGGAAATCGAGCGCTGGCACCAGACCTCGGTCATCGCCTACGCCAACTCCAAGGGCACCAACTGGGGCAACTACGTCACCACCAAATACACCTCCACCAAGGCCGACTCGATGCTGGCCAACATCTGCGACGCCGCCAAGGCCAAGGGCATCATCGTCTACACCATCGGCTTCGAGGTGAGCACCCACAGCGGCAACGTGATGCGCAACTGCGCCTCCACCCCCTCGCACTACTTCGACGTGCAGGGCACCGAGATCTCCAGCGCCTTCGCCGCCATCGCCCGCAACATCAGCGCCCTGCGCCTCACCAACTGA
- a CDS encoding pilus assembly protein TadG-related protein: MKNIRKTTRLGRFAQEEDGGLVIFSLFLFVCMLLAVGIGIDVMRTEMARTRLQNTADAAVLAAAAMEQDLSPEAVVRDYFERAGLSANLTGVSVTAGVNHKTVTAQTNTNLPMFFLGMVGIDKMEARSAGTATAGYTDVEVSLVLDITGSMGRNNKLPNLKNAANDFVDTILDPTQPGSISLSLVPYSAQVNIGPEMIGQLNVPLAHGYSHCVDFEPEDFNSAAVSLTKQYAHMQHFQYYSSATTPIDNPGCVQQEFERVTAFSQNATALKAQINQFEARANTAIHLGMKWGVALLDPSMQPVVANLAAAGKADSAFVGQPYAYGRSNTQKIVVLMTDGENVNTTRLKPQYYDSGDEILRWHQQSVNAYAATQGRNYSYYTTTKYTSTLADSMLEDICDAAKAQGITVFTVGFEVTAHSGNVMRNCASTPSHYFDVEGTEISDAFAAIARQISTLRLTN, encoded by the coding sequence ATGAAGAACATCCGGAAGACCACGCGGCTCGGCCGCTTCGCCCAGGAAGAAGACGGCGGCCTGGTCATCTTCTCCCTCTTCCTTTTCGTCTGCATGTTGCTCGCCGTGGGCATCGGCATCGACGTCATGCGCACCGAGATGGCCCGCACCCGGCTTCAGAACACCGCCGACGCCGCCGTGCTCGCCGCCGCCGCGATGGAGCAGGATCTCTCCCCCGAGGCCGTCGTGCGGGATTACTTCGAGCGGGCCGGCCTCAGCGCCAACCTCACCGGCGTCAGCGTGACCGCGGGCGTCAACCACAAGACCGTCACCGCCCAGACCAACACCAACCTGCCGATGTTCTTCCTCGGCATGGTCGGCATCGACAAGATGGAGGCCAGGTCGGCCGGCACCGCCACCGCGGGCTATACCGACGTGGAGGTCAGCCTGGTGCTCGACATCACCGGCTCGATGGGCCGCAACAACAAGCTGCCCAACCTGAAGAACGCCGCCAACGACTTCGTCGACACCATCCTCGACCCCACCCAGCCCGGCTCCATTTCGCTCAGCCTCGTGCCCTACTCCGCACAGGTCAACATCGGCCCCGAGATGATCGGCCAGCTCAACGTGCCGCTCGCCCACGGCTACTCGCACTGCGTGGATTTCGAGCCCGAGGACTTCAACAGCGCCGCCGTATCGCTGACCAAGCAATACGCGCACATGCAGCACTTCCAGTATTACAGCTCCGCCACCACGCCGATCGACAACCCCGGCTGCGTGCAGCAGGAGTTCGAGCGCGTGACCGCCTTCAGCCAGAACGCCACGGCGCTGAAGGCCCAGATCAACCAGTTCGAGGCCCGCGCCAACACCGCCATCCACCTCGGGATGAAGTGGGGCGTGGCTCTGCTCGATCCCTCCATGCAGCCGGTCGTCGCCAACCTCGCCGCGGCCGGCAAGGCCGACAGCGCCTTCGTCGGCCAGCCCTACGCCTACGGCCGCTCCAATACCCAGAAGATCGTCGTGCTGATGACCGATGGCGAGAACGTCAACACCACCCGGCTGAAGCCGCAGTATTACGACTCCGGCGACGAGATCCTGCGCTGGCACCAGCAGTCGGTCAACGCCTACGCCGCCACGCAGGGCCGCAACTACAGCTACTACACCACCACCAAATACACCTCCACGCTGGCGGACTCGATGCTCGAGGATATCTGCGACGCGGCCAAGGCCCAGGGGATCACGGTCTTCACGGTCGGCTTCGAGGTCACCGCCCACAGCGGCAACGTGATGCGCAACTGCGCCTCCACCCCCTCGCATTACTTCGATGTCGAAGGCACAGAGATCTCCGACGCCTTCGCCGCCATCGCGCGCCAGATCAGCACGCTGCGGCTGACCAATTGA
- a CDS encoding TadE/TadG family type IV pilus assembly protein: MTDLKTAGADETQANAGFRNRLKRFADESEGSFVVFSLFLLVCMMLAVGIAVDVMRFELTRTKLQNTLDRAVLAAADMDQTLEPEAVVADYFEKAGLGNFNIDISVDEGLNFRNVSASTEAEIRTLLMSLVGINNFTAPASSTAEERVSNVEISMVLDISGSMGSNDKIENLRVAAREFIDSVVVDDAEGQISLSLVPYTAQVNAGPNIFNQLNKSSNGRHNYSHCIDFDSSDFNTTTISMTKSYQQMQHFEWSSEDYRPIRNPGCPMQDYERIVPLSKNTTELKNTINNYRARANTAIHLGMKWGTALLDPSMRNIVNTLEASGVVDDEFRGRPADYDDEETLKVVVLMTDGENVDTYRIQDWAYNSSSEYQHWDNYSLWYYLYRYVNSRNRGQYYYRKYSSEQADSMLDNICTAAKTAGITVFTIGFEVTNYSAGVMQNCASSPSHFFRVEGTEISEAFSAIARQINQLRLIN, from the coding sequence ATGACCGATCTGAAAACCGCGGGGGCGGACGAAACTCAGGCCAATGCGGGCTTCCGCAATCGCCTGAAACGCTTCGCGGACGAGAGCGAGGGCAGCTTCGTTGTCTTCTCGCTCTTCCTGCTGGTGTGCATGATGCTGGCCGTCGGGATCGCGGTTGATGTCATGCGCTTCGAGCTGACCCGCACCAAGCTCCAGAACACCCTCGACCGGGCGGTGCTCGCCGCGGCCGACATGGACCAGACGCTCGAACCCGAGGCCGTGGTCGCCGACTACTTCGAGAAGGCCGGCCTGGGCAACTTCAACATCGACATCTCCGTCGACGAGGGCCTGAACTTCCGCAACGTCTCCGCCTCCACCGAGGCCGAGATCCGCACCCTGCTGATGAGCCTCGTGGGCATCAACAACTTCACCGCCCCCGCCTCCAGCACCGCCGAAGAGCGGGTGTCGAACGTGGAGATCAGCATGGTGCTCGACATCTCCGGTTCGATGGGCTCCAACGACAAGATCGAAAACCTCCGCGTCGCCGCCAGGGAGTTCATCGACTCCGTGGTTGTCGATGACGCCGAGGGCCAGATCTCCCTGTCGCTGGTGCCCTACACCGCCCAGGTCAACGCCGGGCCCAACATCTTCAACCAGCTGAACAAAAGCAGCAACGGCCGGCACAACTACTCGCACTGCATCGACTTCGACTCGTCGGACTTCAACACCACGACCATCTCGATGACGAAGAGCTATCAGCAGATGCAGCACTTCGAGTGGTCCTCCGAGGACTACCGCCCGATCAGGAACCCAGGCTGCCCGATGCAGGACTACGAGCGCATCGTGCCCCTGAGCAAGAACACCACCGAGCTGAAGAACACGATCAACAACTACCGCGCCCGCGCCAACACCGCGATCCACCTCGGCATGAAGTGGGGCACCGCCCTGCTCGACCCCTCTATGCGCAACATCGTCAACACCCTTGAAGCCAGCGGCGTGGTGGATGACGAGTTCCGCGGCCGCCCGGCCGACTACGACGACGAGGAAACCCTCAAGGTCGTGGTGCTGATGACCGACGGCGAGAACGTCGATACCTACCGGATCCAGGACTGGGCCTACAACTCCAGCTCCGAGTACCAGCACTGGGACAACTACTCCCTCTGGTACTACCTCTACCGCTACGTGAACTCGCGCAACCGCGGCCAGTACTACTACCGCAAGTACTCCTCCGAGCAGGCCGACTCGATGCTCGACAACATCTGCACCGCGGCCAAGACCGCCGGGATCACGGTGTTCACCATCGGCTTCGAGGTCACCAACTACTCCGCGGGCGTCATGCAGAACTGCGCCTCTTCGCCGTCGCACTTCTTCCGGGTGGAGGGCACCGAGATTTCCGAGGCTTTCTCCGCGATCGCCCGGCAGATCAACCAGCTGCGTCTGATCAACTGA
- a CDS encoding TadE/TadG family type IV pilus assembly protein translates to MHADRFKGGRLARLAARLRRYRSREDGNATIEFVILFPVFIILFLSCFEVGMLMTRQVMLERALDLSVRGLRLGHWSPPTHQELKESICERAGIIPDCMNSLLIELQPVSKSTWTPLPDQATCSDKSAPVQPVTTFHGGTENEMMLVRACAVMKPFFRSTAYGMRLPLIDGENYALVSTSAFVNEPGAGS, encoded by the coding sequence ATGCACGCAGACAGATTCAAAGGGGGGCGGCTGGCACGGCTGGCCGCCCGTCTCCGGCGCTACCGCTCCCGCGAGGACGGCAACGCCACCATCGAGTTCGTCATCCTCTTTCCGGTCTTCATCATCCTGTTCCTCTCCTGCTTCGAGGTCGGCATGCTGATGACCCGCCAGGTGATGCTGGAGCGTGCGCTCGATCTTTCGGTCCGCGGCCTGCGCCTCGGCCACTGGTCGCCGCCCACCCACCAGGAACTCAAGGAGAGCATCTGCGAGCGTGCCGGGATCATCCCCGACTGCATGAACTCGCTCCTGATCGAGCTCCAGCCGGTCTCCAAGTCCACCTGGACCCCGCTGCCCGACCAGGCCACCTGCAGCGACAAGTCCGCGCCGGTGCAGCCGGTCACCACCTTCCATGGCGGCACCGAGAACGAGATGATGCTGGTGCGCGCCTGCGCCGTGATGAAGCCCTTCTTCCGGTCCACCGCCTACGGCATGCGCCTGCCGCTGATCGACGGCGAGAACTACGCGCTGGTGTCGACCTCGGCTTTCGTCAACGAACCTGGCGCAGGGAGCTGA
- a CDS encoding TadE/TadG family type IV pilus assembly protein yields MTLFATLRRRLATFAEDARGSLSVEAALILPLLCWFYVSAFVWFDAYKTQNVNLKATYTLADMLSRETDPVTETYLKGLKTVYGYLSNTRHPSWMRVTTVNCMSNCDSDSRHLHVDWSYATDGNAVLDHATISGYYDKIPFMAQGDTVILLETYMDYKPLFNAGIPATTFENYVVTRPRFAPQLLYAGAGS; encoded by the coding sequence ATGACCCTGTTCGCAACCCTCCGCCGCCGCCTCGCCACCTTCGCCGAAGATGCCCGCGGCTCGCTCTCGGTCGAAGCCGCGCTGATCCTGCCGCTGCTCTGCTGGTTCTACGTCTCGGCCTTCGTCTGGTTCGACGCCTACAAGACCCAGAACGTGAACCTGAAGGCCACCTACACCCTGGCCGACATGCTCTCGCGCGAGACCGACCCGGTCACCGAGACCTACCTGAAGGGCTTGAAAACGGTCTACGGCTACCTGTCCAACACCCGCCATCCCAGCTGGATGCGGGTAACCACGGTGAACTGCATGTCGAACTGCGACAGCGACTCGCGCCACCTCCACGTCGACTGGTCCTACGCGACCGACGGCAACGCGGTGCTCGACCACGCCACGATCTCTGGCTACTACGACAAGATCCCGTTCATGGCCCAGGGCGACACGGTGATCCTGCTCGAGACCTACATGGATTACAAACCGCTGTTCAACGCGGGCATCCCGGCCACCACCTTCGAGAACTACGTGGTCACCCGGCCCCGCTTCGCACCGCAGTTGCTCTACGCCGGCGCCGGCAGCTGA
- a CDS encoding pirin family protein, giving the protein MSIRPVTEIRPAQATLEGAGVKLHRAFGFHNPKELNPFLLFDDFRNERPEDFIKGFPWHPHRGIETITYVLAGTVEHGDSLGNRGVLGPGSIQLMTAGSGIMHQEMPSGNEKGQMHGFQLWGNLPASLKMTAPRYQDIAGTELPEILDDDGTRVKVVIGDYRGYKSPVDGIAADPQYLDIFVPAGVRKTFKVDTYRRAFAYVFEGNGRFADASAPGGVLLEKEVMGEEVNIRDLSGDRTLVRFGTGDEVTVQAGEKGIRFLLISGAPINEPVAWHGPIVMNTPAELQQAMTDLRNGTFVKPAH; this is encoded by the coding sequence ATGTCCATCCGCCCCGTCACCGAAATCCGCCCCGCCCAGGCCACCCTGGAGGGCGCCGGCGTCAAGCTGCACCGCGCCTTCGGGTTCCATAACCCCAAGGAACTGAACCCTTTTCTGCTCTTCGACGACTTCCGCAACGAACGGCCCGAGGACTTCATCAAGGGCTTTCCCTGGCACCCGCACCGAGGCATCGAGACCATCACCTACGTGCTCGCCGGCACTGTCGAGCACGGTGACAGCCTCGGCAACCGCGGCGTCCTCGGCCCGGGCTCGATCCAGCTCATGACCGCCGGGTCGGGGATCATGCACCAGGAAATGCCCTCGGGAAACGAGAAGGGCCAGATGCACGGCTTCCAGCTCTGGGGCAACCTGCCCGCCTCGCTGAAGATGACCGCCCCCCGCTACCAGGACATCGCCGGCACCGAACTGCCTGAAATCCTTGACGATGATGGCACCCGCGTGAAGGTCGTGATCGGCGATTACCGGGGCTACAAGAGCCCTGTCGACGGCATCGCCGCCGACCCGCAGTACCTCGACATCTTCGTGCCCGCCGGGGTCCGCAAGACCTTCAAGGTCGACACCTACCGCCGCGCCTTCGCCTATGTCTTCGAGGGCAACGGCCGCTTCGCCGACGCCTCCGCCCCGGGCGGCGTGCTGCTCGAGAAGGAGGTGATGGGCGAGGAGGTCAACATCCGCGACCTGTCGGGAGACCGCACCCTCGTGCGCTTCGGCACGGGCGACGAAGTGACTGTTCAGGCTGGCGAAAAAGGCATCCGCTTCCTGCTGATCTCGGGCGCGCCGATCAACGAGCCGGTGGCCTGGCATGGGCCGATCGTGATGAACACGCCCGCCGAGTTGCAACAGGCCATGACAGACCTGCGCAACGGCACCTTCGTCAAACCGGCGCATTGA